Proteins from one Candidatus Nitrospira nitrificans genomic window:
- a CDS encoding OmpA family protein — protein MFAQDSRDGSAVVTSGVADLMTSLAVIFILLLVAYMTRVEGGNADPAKSRGTPTDITPRRDPIHPPLEATRPNIHTITVPDTAINFEFGKSTLLPAADTFLSEAMPHHASLICTPGEQEVEAFVIEGYTDDLGDDIRNLRLSQERSFAVLAKSLEVIREKLPWAYECFLQKATANGRGKQNLLRNDAGQPDRDKSRRVIFKIHMRPT, from the coding sequence ATGTTCGCACAGGACTCGCGCGACGGCTCCGCCGTGGTGACAAGCGGGGTTGCCGATCTCATGACCTCGCTCGCCGTTATCTTCATTCTCTTGCTCGTGGCCTATATGACCCGCGTCGAGGGGGGAAATGCCGATCCGGCCAAGAGCCGTGGCACACCGACGGACATCACGCCGAGACGTGACCCCATTCACCCGCCACTGGAAGCCACAAGGCCGAATATCCACACGATCACGGTGCCGGATACGGCGATCAATTTTGAGTTTGGGAAGAGTACCTTGCTCCCTGCCGCCGACACGTTCTTGTCCGAGGCCATGCCGCACCACGCCTCACTCATCTGCACGCCTGGAGAGCAAGAAGTGGAAGCCTTTGTGATCGAAGGTTACACCGACGATCTGGGTGACGATATACGAAATCTAAGACTCAGTCAGGAGCGCTCTTTTGCGGTACTGGCCAAAAGCTTGGAAGTGATCCGCGAGAAGCTTCCTTGGGCCTATGAGTGCTTCTTGCAGAAAGCCACCGCGAACGGGCGTGGAAAACAGAACCTTCTCCGCAATGATGCCGGACAGCCGGACCGCGATAAGAGTCGCCGCGTCATTTTCAAGATCCACATGCGCCCCACATAG
- a CDS encoding anhydro-N-acetylmuramic acid kinase has protein sequence MNVVGLMSGTSADGVDAALVTIIRQKTGLNVEMVAFHSLSYPRSLQQRILSASVSGTVTDICHLNALLGEWFADAALGVIRSAQWSPEDVDLIGSHGQTVHHLPHGIKDTGVGAIRSTLQIAEPAVIAERTGITTVADFRPRDIAAGGQGAPLTPGAHALLFRHPRRARLIVNLGGISNVTYLPRGSSSAELAAFDTGPANMVLDGLMSRITNGRASMDREGRLAAKGQVDSRLLAKLLAHPYLSQAPPKSTGREAFGAKMLDELLNWQHTRRLSVEDLLATCSRWTAEAVGTARRWIKGGIDDVIVGGGGVRNRAIMGHLTDIFAPVPVTSFESHGWDSKALESVAFAVLAYQTVTEQCGNVPSVTGAAFPRLLGCIVPSGPQWYERLRLCKGGRKKK, from the coding sequence ATGAACGTCGTTGGATTGATGTCAGGAACCTCGGCCGACGGAGTCGACGCCGCCCTGGTGACCATCATCCGCCAGAAAACCGGTCTCAACGTCGAGATGGTCGCGTTTCATTCGCTTTCCTATCCGCGCTCGTTGCAGCAACGCATTCTCTCAGCCTCGGTATCCGGAACGGTGACGGATATTTGCCATCTGAATGCGCTCTTAGGTGAATGGTTCGCCGACGCCGCCTTAGGAGTCATTCGGTCGGCTCAATGGTCGCCGGAGGACGTGGATCTGATCGGATCTCATGGCCAAACCGTGCACCATCTGCCGCATGGCATCAAAGATACCGGCGTCGGCGCCATCCGTTCGACACTGCAAATCGCCGAGCCGGCCGTCATCGCTGAACGTACCGGGATTACGACAGTGGCCGATTTTCGTCCGCGCGATATCGCGGCCGGCGGGCAGGGAGCGCCGCTGACGCCGGGGGCGCATGCGTTGCTGTTTCGCCACCCGCGCCGCGCGAGGCTGATCGTGAATCTCGGGGGCATCAGCAACGTGACCTATCTTCCCCGGGGATCAAGCTCCGCGGAGCTTGCCGCGTTTGACACGGGTCCGGCAAATATGGTGCTCGATGGGCTCATGTCTCGCATCACGAATGGGCGGGCCTCGATGGACCGCGAAGGGCGTTTGGCGGCCAAAGGCCAAGTTGATTCACGATTGCTCGCCAAACTTCTCGCCCATCCGTATCTGTCTCAGGCGCCGCCAAAATCGACCGGCCGAGAAGCCTTCGGAGCGAAGATGTTGGACGAACTGCTCAATTGGCAACACACGCGTCGGTTATCGGTTGAAGATCTTCTGGCGACGTGTAGCCGCTGGACCGCCGAAGCGGTCGGGACGGCCAGGCGGTGGATCAAGGGAGGAATCGATGACGTGATCGTGGGGGGGGGCGGGGTTCGGAACCGGGCGATCATGGGACATTTAACGGACATTTTCGCTCCGGTGCCGGTCACGTCATTTGAGTCTCACGGGTGGGACAGTAAGGCGCTGGAATCGGTGGCGTTTGCCGTTCTGGCCTATCAGACCGTGACGGAACAATGCGGGAACGTGCCGTCGGTGACAGGGGCGGCATTCCCGAGATTATTGGGTTGCATCGTCCCAAGCGGCCCGCAGTGGTATGAACGGCTACGATTGTGTAAAGGCGGACGCAAAAAGAAATGA
- a CDS encoding metal ABC transporter ATP-binding protein: protein MSDPREPIIRFDHASFGFPGLIALKDISLDIYEGEFVGVIGPNGSGKTTLCRAVLGLLAPVEGHLHIFDCACDELRCHHRAKIGYLPQKGVVDRNFPVTVLETVMMGRYGALGLFKRPGRKDRDIALEALAQVGMDSHRDDALGQLSGGQQQRVFIARALAQQPKVLLLDEPTTGLDMTAQHNLIELVQQLHDELKLTVLLITHDINMIRSRVNRLVLLKTRLFAAAPPTEVLKPEILHQVYGKDLVITEKDLVIVEDYHHHH, encoded by the coding sequence GTGTCTGATCCCCGCGAGCCGATCATCCGCTTTGACCATGCCTCCTTTGGATTTCCTGGGCTCATCGCGCTCAAGGACATTTCGCTGGATATTTATGAAGGTGAGTTCGTCGGGGTCATCGGCCCAAACGGATCAGGCAAAACAACGTTGTGTCGCGCCGTACTGGGCCTCCTCGCTCCCGTGGAAGGACATCTCCATATCTTCGACTGTGCCTGCGACGAACTCCGCTGCCACCATCGCGCGAAGATCGGCTACCTCCCGCAGAAAGGGGTCGTCGATCGGAACTTTCCGGTGACGGTCCTCGAAACCGTGATGATGGGCCGTTATGGAGCGCTGGGCCTGTTCAAGCGGCCTGGAAGGAAGGACCGAGACATCGCCCTGGAGGCCCTCGCGCAGGTCGGCATGGATTCTCATAGGGATGATGCCCTTGGGCAACTGTCCGGTGGTCAACAACAGCGCGTCTTTATTGCGAGGGCCCTCGCACAGCAGCCCAAGGTCTTACTATTGGATGAGCCGACAACCGGTCTGGATATGACCGCTCAACACAATCTCATCGAGCTCGTGCAACAGCTGCATGACGAACTCAAATTGACCGTCCTCTTGATTACTCATGATATTAATATGATTCGTTCGCGGGTCAATCGATTGGTTCTTCTCAAAACCAGACTCTTCGCCGCCGCCCCCCCCACAGAGGTCCTCAAGCCGGAGATTCTTCACCAGGTATACGGCAAAGACTTGGTGATTACGGAGAAAGATCTCGTCATCGTCGAAGATTACCACCATCACCATTAA
- a CDS encoding metal ABC transporter permease, translating to MLDLLAYDFMQRSLLAAAMVGGLCSVIGVFVVLRGLAFVGAGTSHAAFAGVALGYLIGWPPLLLAIVFGLATVWITGWVEERGRMKLDVSIGILYTTTMALGILFIGLMKSYNAEVYGYLFGSVLSVTPEELSIIGALTVLVLGLLLLFSKELYFIAFDQEMAEASGIPARQVFFLLLTLVALTVVVSLKTVGAILVFAMILIPASTAYQLTHSLATLTLYSATIGIFTSIAGVLISALWDVPSGPAIVLLATTIFFIAVFFSPKRVRRTRLVHTH from the coding sequence ATGTTGGACCTCCTCGCCTACGATTTCATGCAACGTTCCCTCCTCGCCGCCGCGATGGTCGGGGGGCTCTGCTCCGTCATCGGGGTGTTCGTCGTCCTGCGGGGACTGGCGTTCGTGGGAGCAGGGACGTCCCACGCGGCGTTTGCAGGTGTGGCACTCGGCTACTTAATAGGATGGCCGCCCTTGTTGCTGGCCATTGTGTTCGGCCTTGCGACGGTCTGGATTACCGGCTGGGTCGAAGAACGTGGCAGGATGAAACTGGATGTTTCGATCGGCATTCTCTATACCACGACGATGGCACTGGGTATTCTCTTCATTGGGTTGATGAAAAGCTACAACGCCGAGGTATATGGATACTTATTCGGCAGCGTTCTCTCGGTCACCCCTGAGGAACTGAGTATCATCGGCGCATTGACCGTCCTCGTGTTAGGCCTCCTGCTGCTGTTCTCGAAAGAACTCTATTTCATCGCCTTCGACCAAGAGATGGCCGAAGCGTCCGGCATACCCGCGCGCCAGGTCTTTTTTCTCCTCTTGACGTTGGTCGCCTTGACGGTGGTGGTCTCCCTCAAAACGGTCGGCGCCATCTTGGTATTTGCCATGATCCTGATTCCGGCCTCGACCGCCTACCAACTCACGCATAGCCTTGCAACACTGACTCTGTACTCCGCAACGATCGGGATATTCACCTCGATTGCCGGTGTCTTGATTTCCGCGCTGTGGGATGTGCCTTCAGGGCCGGCCATCGTGCTCTTAGCTACCACTATATTTTTCATCGCGGTCTTCTTCTCGCCAAAACGCGTGAGGCGCACCAGGCTCGTTCATACGCATTAG
- the ybgF gene encoding tol-pal system protein YbgF, producing MHQKCIGILLLLVMFFSVGPSLAAPTQRQDTTRRLYDRIMDEFKHRDYKAAMAGFQLFVELHSESALAANAQYWIGECQYRMGRYRDALKSFYDVVSNYPLSPKSAASTLKLGQTYTKLGDYETARLMFDRVVDQYPDSSEAEVARKAIEPTSSPEDPANPSP from the coding sequence ATGCACCAGAAATGTATTGGAATTCTCCTGCTCCTAGTCATGTTCTTCTCGGTTGGCCCGTCCCTCGCTGCCCCCACTCAGCGGCAAGATACGACCCGTCGATTATACGATCGCATCATGGATGAATTTAAGCACCGCGACTATAAAGCAGCTATGGCAGGTTTCCAACTTTTCGTCGAGCTGCACAGCGAGTCCGCCTTGGCAGCCAACGCGCAATATTGGATCGGCGAATGCCAATATCGGATGGGGCGATATCGAGACGCCCTCAAGTCATTCTATGATGTCGTATCAAATTACCCGCTCAGCCCGAAATCGGCGGCTTCCACGTTGAAGCTCGGTCAGACGTACACGAAACTGGGTGATTATGAGACGGCGCGGCTGATGTTCGACCGAGTCGTGGACCAATACCCGGATAGCTCGGAGGCAGAAGTCGCTCGCAAAGCTATCGAGCCGACCTCAAGTCCCGAAGACCCGGCGAATCCATCGCCGTAG
- a CDS encoding GNAT family N-acetyltransferase → MPPTLKSAVTYSQCEPPDASQLLGLFHQAPWAKGRSLEDAKAMLLHTDLTLCAWDGERLIGFGRVLTDFIYRATIWDVIVDRAYQGQGVGTEIVQRILKHPRLERVELFWLCTRRPGFYEKLGFSSKEQIGLVWSRSKQARME, encoded by the coding sequence ATGCCTCCAACCCTCAAGTCCGCTGTCACCTACTCCCAATGCGAGCCCCCTGACGCGTCCCAGCTCCTTGGGCTATTCCACCAAGCCCCCTGGGCCAAGGGCCGGTCGCTCGAAGACGCGAAGGCCATGCTCCTCCATACAGATTTGACGCTCTGTGCTTGGGATGGGGAGCGTCTCATCGGGTTCGGTCGAGTCCTCACCGACTTTATCTATCGCGCAACGATCTGGGATGTGATCGTCGACAGGGCATATCAGGGACAAGGCGTGGGAACCGAGATCGTTCAACGCATCCTGAAGCATCCACGACTCGAGCGGGTGGAGCTCTTTTGGCTTTGCACCCGACGACCGGGTTTTTATGAAAAACTAGGCTTCAGCTCGAAAGAACAGATAGGGCTGGTGTGGAGTCGAAGCAAGCAAGCCCGCATGGAGTGA
- a CDS encoding right-handed parallel beta-helix repeat-containing protein, giving the protein MVSEEDIPANPLGGRTLVVDPVDPRCYPIPSAALKDAGESDQVYVRPGIYEDKLVITQRPVRLVGAGRDRVQIFSRRSGPLYLQEVPEGWITGITFRYVGSDQHSALNILNSTCIITQCRAMEGILSGVVLYGPECRVAFTDNEVCRNRESGIFVFAGAQPRVADNRCVENHHFGIAVRDPGSRPELVRNLCEDNMLSGMLLFQQAEGLIVDNVCRNNQHWGILLTPDSHPNPAPATLPTMNRLELNLIGAYSITDQPLAQIGR; this is encoded by the coding sequence ATGGTGAGCGAAGAGGACATTCCGGCCAACCCCTTGGGTGGACGAACATTGGTTGTCGATCCCGTTGATCCTCGCTGTTATCCGATTCCCAGTGCCGCGCTGAAGGATGCCGGTGAATCCGACCAAGTCTATGTCCGTCCCGGGATCTATGAGGATAAGCTTGTGATCACTCAGCGACCGGTGCGGTTAGTCGGCGCCGGGCGAGATCGCGTCCAAATCTTCTCCCGGCGTAGCGGGCCGTTGTATCTACAAGAGGTGCCGGAAGGGTGGATTACCGGCATCACGTTCCGCTATGTCGGTAGCGATCAACATTCGGCGCTCAACATCCTCAACTCCACCTGCATCATCACGCAGTGCCGAGCGATGGAAGGAATTTTGTCGGGCGTCGTGTTGTATGGCCCTGAATGTCGGGTCGCCTTCACCGACAATGAAGTGTGCCGCAATCGGGAGTCCGGCATTTTCGTGTTTGCCGGCGCTCAACCTCGGGTGGCCGATAATCGTTGCGTCGAGAATCACCATTTCGGCATCGCCGTCCGAGACCCGGGCAGCCGTCCGGAACTGGTGCGGAATCTCTGTGAAGACAATATGCTGAGCGGCATGCTCTTGTTCCAACAGGCCGAAGGGCTCATTGTCGATAATGTCTGCCGGAACAACCAGCACTGGGGGATTCTCCTGACGCCCGATTCACATCCCAACCCGGCGCCGGCGACGCTTCCCACGATGAATCGACTCGAACTGAATCTGATCGGCGCCTATTCAATCACCGATCAACCACTGGCTCAGATCGGTCGGTGA
- a CDS encoding GGDEF domain-containing response regulator, which translates to MIKILLVEDNDVDARLTQDILAEWGMEEFDIIHVTRLSDAVTHLARARFDAVLLDLSLPDGYGLSTVRQMHAANPTIAIIVLSGLNDQTLALQAVQNGAQDYLVKGQGQSELLARSIRYAIERKRAEERLTYQAQYDQLTGLVNRTLFRDRLIQAMARSKRLQQPLGLMLLDLDQFKPVNDTMGHNVGDQLLKSVAERLQECVREVDTVARMGGDEFTIILEGLTCEEDITLVAQRITTSLAEPFHLGEHKAVIGVSIGITVYPTDDHEVDELLKHADAAMYRAKQQGGSSFQFHIPADSPSSPA; encoded by the coding sequence ATGATCAAGATCTTACTAGTCGAAGACAACGACGTCGATGCGCGCCTCACTCAAGATATTCTGGCGGAATGGGGCATGGAAGAATTCGATATCATCCATGTGACCCGTCTGAGTGACGCGGTCACGCACCTGGCTCGCGCGCGTTTTGACGCCGTTCTTCTCGACCTGTCGCTTCCCGACGGGTACGGGCTCTCGACCGTGCGTCAAATGCACGCCGCGAATCCGACAATCGCCATCATCGTGCTGAGTGGGCTCAATGACCAAACGCTTGCGTTACAAGCTGTTCAGAATGGGGCGCAGGATTACCTCGTCAAGGGACAGGGGCAGTCGGAGCTGTTGGCTCGCTCAATCCGCTATGCCATCGAGCGAAAACGGGCTGAAGAGCGGCTGACCTACCAGGCCCAATATGATCAGCTGACAGGCCTTGTGAATCGCACATTGTTTCGTGATCGCCTTATCCAAGCCATGGCGCGTAGTAAACGGCTCCAACAGCCTCTCGGTCTCATGCTGCTCGATCTGGATCAATTCAAACCCGTGAACGATACCATGGGTCACAATGTCGGTGATCAGCTGTTAAAGTCCGTCGCTGAGCGGCTTCAAGAATGTGTGCGCGAAGTGGACACGGTCGCCCGCATGGGCGGAGATGAGTTCACGATTATCCTTGAAGGCTTGACGTGCGAAGAGGATATCACGCTTGTCGCGCAGCGAATCACCACGTCATTGGCGGAACCGTTCCACCTTGGGGAACACAAGGCGGTGATCGGCGTCAGTATCGGCATTACCGTCTATCCGACCGATGACCACGAAGTCGATGAGCTGTTGAAGCATGCCGATGCCGCCATGTATCGGGCCAAACAACAAGGGGGAAGTTCTTTTCAGTTTCACATTCCCGCCGATTCGCCTTCCTCGCCCGCGTAA
- a CDS encoding RluA family pseudouridine synthase → MITEFLVTSGEQPKRLDLFLVNRERDISRSALQRLIELGRIRINDQIVKPSHKIKPGDRITMDVPKPEPLSIKGEAIPLEVLFEDESLLVLEKPSGIVVHPAPGNWTGTLVNALLHHFQTSGGSISAIGGKERPGLVHRLDKETSGVMVIAKTDTAHRALAAQFKLHTITRVYEALVWGVPKKGRGMIELAIGRDVKDRKTFSSRTTSPKESVTEYVVDRRYGKVAAHVLLYPRTGRTHQLRVHLTSLGHPILGDHTYGGRKVCTVDGVEIPRVMLHARTLGFTHPATGQAEDFTRSVPSDMGKVMSALEQLGLPGEKKSPGPLADSHVAEDRC, encoded by the coding sequence ATGATTACGGAGTTTCTGGTCACATCCGGGGAGCAACCCAAGCGACTCGACCTCTTTCTCGTCAATCGAGAACGAGACATTTCGCGGTCGGCGTTGCAGCGTCTGATCGAGCTGGGACGTATCCGCATCAACGATCAGATCGTGAAACCGAGCCACAAGATCAAGCCCGGCGATCGGATCACCATGGATGTCCCCAAGCCTGAGCCGCTCTCGATCAAGGGAGAGGCGATCCCGCTGGAAGTCCTGTTCGAAGACGAATCCCTGCTGGTGTTGGAAAAACCATCCGGCATCGTTGTGCATCCTGCCCCGGGGAATTGGACCGGCACGCTGGTCAACGCGCTGCTCCATCATTTCCAAACGTCGGGGGGATCGATTTCGGCCATCGGGGGGAAAGAGCGACCCGGCCTCGTGCATCGACTGGACAAGGAAACGTCCGGCGTCATGGTGATCGCCAAAACTGATACGGCCCATCGTGCCCTCGCGGCGCAGTTCAAGCTCCATACCATCACCCGCGTCTATGAGGCATTGGTCTGGGGCGTGCCCAAGAAAGGCCGAGGAATGATCGAACTGGCGATCGGTCGAGACGTCAAAGACCGCAAGACCTTTTCATCGAGAACGACCAGTCCCAAGGAATCCGTGACCGAGTATGTGGTGGACCGCCGGTATGGCAAAGTGGCGGCCCATGTGTTGCTGTACCCGCGAACAGGGAGAACGCATCAGCTTCGGGTTCACCTCACTTCATTGGGACATCCCATTCTGGGAGATCACACGTACGGCGGGCGGAAGGTCTGTACGGTCGATGGAGTGGAGATTCCCCGGGTCATGCTCCATGCCAGAACCCTCGGCTTTACCCATCCGGCGACCGGTCAGGCGGAGGACTTCACAAGGTCGGTGCCGAGCGATATGGGAAAAGTGATGTCTGCGCTCGAACAGCTCGGCCTCCCTGGAGAGAAGAAGTCACCTGGACCACTCGCTGATAGCCATGTTGCGGAGGATAGATGCTGA
- a CDS encoding outer membrane beta-barrel protein yields the protein MHRISHHLAVVALVFSLMTGTAEAANLIWVHGPMEDEGKMPGLAIGAAKTTDLSWVHEGMAEEGKITAGFRVGPSFTTQSSGLSTVGPLLNFQGMYGLNRWFRVGMMLEWQNHGVDPGTGSVNTVTLLPVNLEYRPGHFGNLIPYLTTGIGVNINTKNVSDTFAWRLGGGLDYAATNWFPNAPSGMMFNVEAVWKRNHPSGGDASTMGLLFGVRHTF from the coding sequence ATGCATAGGATCAGCCACCACTTGGCCGTTGTCGCTCTCGTCTTCAGCCTCATGACCGGGACCGCCGAAGCCGCCAATTTGATCTGGGTCCACGGACCAATGGAGGATGAAGGGAAGATGCCCGGCCTCGCGATCGGTGCCGCCAAAACCACCGATTTGAGCTGGGTTCACGAAGGGATGGCAGAAGAGGGTAAAATCACCGCCGGGTTTCGAGTGGGGCCGAGTTTCACCACCCAAAGTTCAGGCCTATCGACCGTTGGGCCGCTCCTCAATTTCCAAGGCATGTACGGGCTCAACAGATGGTTCCGTGTCGGAATGATGCTCGAATGGCAAAATCATGGGGTTGACCCGGGAACCGGATCAGTCAATACGGTCACGCTTCTGCCCGTTAACTTAGAGTATCGCCCCGGACATTTTGGGAACCTCATTCCCTATCTGACCACCGGGATCGGGGTCAACATCAACACAAAGAACGTCTCGGATACGTTCGCCTGGCGGCTCGGCGGCGGTCTCGACTATGCCGCCACCAACTGGTTCCCGAACGCCCCAAGCGGCATGATGTTCAATGTCGAGGCGGTCTGGAAACGGAACCATCCATCGGGTGGTGATGCTTCCACCATGGGTTTGCTCTTCGGTGTCCGGCATACCTTTTGA
- a CDS encoding DUF2726 domain-containing protein, translating to MKLLLVGAVIAGIIMLWRYLRRTRRRKKRTTPFAVPSGVTIESTRLLEEEEIALYSLLQMAVQERYLVFSQVPLWSFVDVEAEAKVRSDLLREIALKRVDFALVHPGSCRVEWVVQIERSSHPHHDDRQQVIESVLDAAGIKLTRLQPKKHHTLPDLTARLGITAEE from the coding sequence ATGAAACTTCTTCTGGTCGGGGCGGTCATCGCGGGGATCATCATGCTTTGGCGTTATCTGAGGAGGACACGACGGAGAAAGAAGCGGACAACCCCGTTTGCCGTTCCTTCCGGCGTCACGATCGAGTCTACCCGATTGCTTGAGGAAGAAGAAATCGCGTTGTATAGCCTCCTGCAAATGGCTGTCCAAGAACGCTACCTCGTCTTCAGTCAGGTGCCGCTCTGGTCCTTTGTCGACGTTGAGGCGGAGGCAAAGGTGCGTTCCGATCTTTTGAGGGAGATTGCACTCAAGCGAGTCGATTTTGCCTTAGTCCATCCCGGGTCGTGCCGCGTTGAATGGGTGGTGCAAATCGAGCGATCTTCCCATCCTCATCATGACGATCGGCAGCAGGTCATCGAGTCGGTGCTCGACGCGGCGGGGATCAAACTGACCAGGTTGCAGCCCAAGAAGCACCACACATTGCCTGATCTGACCGCTCGATTGGGGATCACTGCAGAGGAGTGA
- a CDS encoding outer membrane beta-barrel protein, with protein sequence MRKGSFKARSIGVLLAVSTILFALPSPVPAEEFGGTEPGQWMLGFRVGFAPLTQQLSDNTSTSIGPLVNFQGLYSLNTWLLVGMMLEWERHGVSLERPEADLGHQDTVSVLPTLEIRPVKLGQVIPYVNMSFGVNVNSFGEDTAGRISPSNTFAWRLGWGADYKLSERFALNAEWAYKRNDGHTTGTGGRNDDWNASSFGFLFGGKMFF encoded by the coding sequence ATGCGTAAGGGGTCGTTCAAAGCGCGATCGATCGGAGTACTGCTCGCTGTCTCCACTATCCTATTTGCACTTCCATCACCCGTTCCGGCCGAAGAGTTCGGCGGGACTGAACCGGGCCAATGGATGCTCGGCTTTCGTGTGGGTTTCGCTCCTCTGACTCAACAGCTCTCGGACAATACCTCAACATCGATCGGCCCCCTGGTCAATTTTCAAGGGCTGTATAGCCTCAATACGTGGCTTTTGGTCGGAATGATGCTTGAGTGGGAGCGACATGGTGTGAGCCTGGAGAGGCCGGAGGCGGATCTCGGCCATCAAGACACCGTATCGGTGCTGCCGACCCTGGAAATACGACCGGTCAAATTAGGCCAGGTTATCCCCTATGTGAATATGAGCTTTGGCGTGAATGTGAACAGTTTCGGCGAGGATACGGCTGGTCGCATCAGCCCGAGCAATACCTTTGCCTGGCGACTCGGGTGGGGAGCGGACTACAAGCTCAGTGAACGGTTCGCGCTCAATGCAGAATGGGCGTACAAACGAAACGACGGCCATACGACCGGCACCGGCGGACGGAACGATGACTGGAATGCATCCTCGTTTGGCTTTCTATTCGGAGGAAAGATGTTCTTCTAG
- a CDS encoding metal ABC transporter substrate-binding protein has protein sequence MFPVNHVRKAPAFVLFVLLVGFFPLFSTMTEARDPIPIVVTIPVLKDLAEQVGGPHVRVTSLLSGYENEHTYSPKPTDLIAVRKARLLLEIGMGLEVWVSSLVKNAGGRSLRVITTSHGVELIRDETEDSDGAHHKDTHGNPHIWLDPENVAIMLRHITDALIEVDPGHAAEFERNHAAYLRQLSQLQQELSARTQRLSDRRFIAHHPAWPYLAKRFNLDIVGTIHLQSGTEPSALHLQSLIQKMRRDNIKVVASEVQLSQRIPELLARETKARIVVLTTLPGGLAGTATYLDMLRYNVLQLAVALETTS, from the coding sequence ATGTTTCCTGTCAATCATGTACGGAAAGCGCCTGCCTTCGTTCTCTTCGTCCTGCTAGTCGGTTTCTTCCCCCTTTTCAGCACCATGACGGAGGCCCGCGACCCGATTCCTATCGTGGTCACGATTCCCGTCCTGAAAGATTTGGCGGAGCAAGTCGGCGGCCCCCACGTCCGAGTCACATCGTTATTGAGCGGCTATGAAAACGAGCATACTTATTCACCCAAGCCCACCGATCTGATCGCCGTCCGGAAGGCCAGACTGTTGTTGGAGATCGGCATGGGACTGGAGGTGTGGGTTTCATCCCTGGTGAAGAATGCGGGAGGGCGATCGTTGCGCGTGATCACAACCTCTCACGGAGTGGAGCTGATTCGAGATGAGACTGAGGATTCCGACGGGGCGCATCACAAAGACACTCACGGAAATCCCCATATTTGGCTGGATCCTGAGAATGTGGCCATCATGCTGCGCCACATCACCGACGCCCTCATCGAAGTGGATCCAGGTCATGCGGCTGAATTCGAACGTAACCACGCGGCCTACCTCCGACAGCTGAGTCAGTTGCAACAGGAACTGTCCGCGCGTACGCAGCGGCTCTCCGACCGACGTTTCATCGCCCATCATCCGGCGTGGCCGTATTTGGCGAAGCGATTCAACCTTGACATTGTCGGCACCATCCATCTGCAGTCCGGCACGGAACCATCCGCCCTCCATCTGCAATCGCTCATCCAGAAGATGAGGCGGGACAATATCAAAGTCGTCGCATCCGAAGTCCAGCTGAGTCAGCGCATCCCGGAACTCCTCGCAAGAGAGACCAAGGCCCGCATCGTCGTGTTGACGACCCTGCCCGGCGGGCTGGCTGGAACGGCAACCTACCTCGACATGCTACGCTACAATGTGCTCCAATTGGCCGTCGCATTGGAAACGACCTCGTAG